The DNA sequence CCCGGCGGTGTCGGAGGCGTTCAGCGAGGACGACTACCGGCGCGCGGTCGACCTGCTGGAGCACTTCTACAACCTCGTCCTGACCGACTGCGGCACCGGCCTGATGCACTCCGCGATGTACGGCGTGCTGGGGATGGCCGACCAGATCGTGGTCGTGTCGTCGGGCTCGATCGACGGGGCCCGCAGTGCCTCGGCGACCCTGGACTGGCTCGACGCGCACGGCTACGGGGCGCTGGTGCGCAACGCCGTCGTCGTCATCAACACCGTCTACCGGCGGGGGACCGGTGGCGGGGTGGACCTCGACCGCGTCGCCGAGCACTTCTCGGGACGGTGCCGGGCCGTGGTCAAGGTGCCGTTCGACCCGCACCTGGAGGAGGGCGCGGAGATCGACCTGGACCGCCTGGAGGAGGCGACCCGCACGGCGTTACTGGAGCTGGCGGCGGCCGTCGCCGACGGCTTCCCGGTCTGATCCCGGGCCACGGACGGGCCTGGCGACGCCCGACATGTGAGCGGAGACACCGAAGGGGGGTCCGCCCGGTCGGGAGGACCGACCTTCGGTAAGGGCGTCTTGGGGGAGGTGCCGGCCGTGCGAACCCGCTCAGGGACGCTCGGGCGGGTCCTCCTGGTCGCGGACCTTCTCGTCGAGCTCACGCAGGAAGTCGGGGTCGTCGTCGGGGCCGGTCGCCCGTGGCTTCTCGGGCCGCTGGCCCGATGACCAGGGGAACTCCGCGCGCGGGATGCGGTCGGAGACCACCTGTTCGGACCGCAGGGTCCGCACGAGCAGCACCGCGACCACGGCCGCGCCGACGAGAAGGATAAGGAAGAACAACATCAGGCCACCTCCGCTGTCCAGCCTAGCGAAGGTGGCCTGACGTACGGGTGAAGTCGAGACCCTCACCCCATGTGCGTGGTCCGGATCAGCGCAGGCCGCTGTTCGCCTCGCTGGTGAGGTCGGCCAGCAGGCCACGGACCTCGGACTCGCGGAACCGGCGGTGTCCGCCCGGCGTACGGATCGAGCCGATCCGCCCGGCCGACGCCCAGCGGGTCACGGTCTTGGGGTCGACGCGGAAGAGCGTGGCCACCTCACCCGGGGTGAGAAGTCGCTCGGGTGCCTGAGTCGGAGCTGCCATGGGGATCCTCCCGAAGTGCACGTGGAGTATGTGTCACGGTGCTCGCCGGAGGCATCCGGCCGGGTACCGCTCTCTCTCTTTCCGGGCCATCGTGACACCACAGACCCCGGGTACTCGAACGGTGTTGTGTGGGTAAAGGGTTCTTAAAGGGCAAAGCCGGTGAACGACTCGAACCGGACAGCCGGGGGCATCCGGGGAGGGACCGCCACCCGGTGGGGTGGCGGCGATCCGGACGTCCGTGCCGGGCCGGGCGGAACCGGGCAGCCGCGGCCCGGCCGGTCCGGCCCGTACCCTGGTGGCCATGACGTCTCCGACCCCGCCGCAGGCCGCGGCGCGGGAGCGTGCCGGTGAGCCCGGGCTGGCCACCACGGTGGCGCTCTACACGCTCGCGCGGCTCGGTCTGCTCGCCGTGATGACGGTCGTTCTCGCGCTGATCGGTGTGCCGTGGCTCGTCGCGCTGCTCGTGGCGCTCGTCGTCGCACTGCCGCTGTCGATGGTGCTGTTCCGCGGGCTGCGGGAGCGGCTGGACCGGGCGATCGCCGCGTCGACGGCCCGCCGGTCGTCGGAGCGGGAGTCGCTGCGTGCCCAGCTGCGCGGCGACGTCGGCCCGCCGCCGACCCCGGTCGCACCCACCGAGCCGGCGTCCCCGTCGGCCGACACGTCCCCGTCGGCGACCGGAGCATCGTCCACCGCGTCCCCGTCCGGTGCCTCTCCGTCTGCCGCGTCGCAGTCGGTCGCTGACGGCCCGGACGGCCCGGACGGCGCTGCCGGCCCTGAGGCGTCCGCCGGGGTCGACCCGGCCCCGTCGGCGGCCGACGGCCCGGCCCGCTGACGGCCGGACGCCCCGGCTCGCCGGCCGGTTGCGCCCCGACGTGTGGGCCCGCGGGCCCCTTCCCGGGACGGATCGCCCCGGTACGGCCGACCGCCGTACTCCGACGTGCGGACGGCGCGCCTCGGTCCGGGGACCGCGGGCAGCACTGTCGTGCCGGATCGCCCCGCCGGCGGCGCCGGGACCGGTCTCAGCCGAACGCGAGCCCGACCGCCACGGCCACGCCCCAGGCCAGCAGGAGCAGGCCGGTGTCCTTGAGGACGGGGATGAGCGCGGGGCCCTGTGCCCCGCCGAGCACGATCCGCACCGGCCGCACGGCTGCGGGCAGTGCGAGGAGCGCCAGCAGCACGCCGGGCCGGTCGAACGCGGCACCGACCGCGACGACGAACGGCACCAGTACCAGCGCGAGATGGAGCAGCCGGGTGCCGCGATCCCCGAGTCGCACCGCGAGGGTGCGCTTGCCGACGCCCCGGTCGCCCGGGATGTCCCGCAGGTTGTTCGCGACCAGCACGGCGCAGGTCAACAGTCCGGCACCGACCGCGGCCCCGACGGCGGCGGCGTCGACGCGCCCGGCCTGGGTCACCATGGTTCCCAGCACCGCGACCGGGCCGAAGAACACGAACACCGCGACCTCGCCGAGCCCGGCGTAGCCGTAGGGCCGCGATCCGCCGGTGTAGTACCAGGCCCCGACGATGCACAGGGCCCCCACGAGCAGCAGCCACCACTGGC is a window from the Pseudonocardia sp. HH130629-09 genome containing:
- a CDS encoding BldC family transcriptional regulator — translated: MAAPTQAPERLLTPGEVATLFRVDPKTVTRWASAGRIGSIRTPGGHRRFRESEVRGLLADLTSEANSGLR
- a CDS encoding DUF4229 domain-containing protein, producing MTSPTPPQAAARERAGEPGLATTVALYTLARLGLLAVMTVVLALIGVPWLVALLVALVVALPLSMVLFRGLRERLDRAIAASTARRSSERESLRAQLRGDVGPPPTPVAPTEPASPSADTSPSATGASSTASPSGASPSAASQSVADGPDGPDGAAGPEASAGVDPAPSAADGPAR
- a CDS encoding 1,4-dihydroxy-2-naphthoate polyprenyltransferase, producing the protein MATTAEWVEGARPRTLPTAISPVLVGTGAALGAGAVAPGSALLALLVAVALVIGVNFANDYSDGIRGTDDERVGPQRLVGSRAAEPATVKTAAFACFGIAAVAGLVLTAVSGQWWLLLVGALCIVGAWYYTGGSRPYGYAGLGEVAVFVFFGPVAVLGTMVTQAGRVDAAAVGAAVGAGLLTCAVLVANNLRDIPGDRGVGKRTLAVRLGDRGTRLLHLALVLVPFVVAVGAAFDRPGVLLALLALPAAVRPVRIVLGGAQGPALIPVLKDTGLLLLAWGVAVAVGLAFG